A DNA window from Vigna angularis cultivar LongXiaoDou No.4 chromosome 1, ASM1680809v1, whole genome shotgun sequence contains the following coding sequences:
- the LOC108318794 gene encoding rhomboid-like protein 14, mitochondrial isoform X1, whose translation MEVRIGQRVSRGMLPLLALHTFSEYYRSESKPPVTAALIAANTIIYLRPSLFDSLIPPIQQVWFNPHLILKHKDLKRFLLSPFYHIGEPHLVYNMLSLLWKGFQLETSMGSVNFASMVASLLLLSQGVTLVLSKSLLLLFDYDKPYYNEYAVGFSGVLFAMKVVLNSQSSDYSYVHGVIVPSRYAAWAELLLVQLLVPGVSFIGHLGGILAGLLYVKLRNTYSGSNPITLLVRGVTDFLKWPFKFLPRRGRITGRGTVGRGTVGTNRGWRCQTCTYDNDSGLRSVCEMCGTNRGVDGLSSFQRSSRLDGLPLDELRRRRLDRFARRPFVH comes from the exons ATGGAAGTGAGAATCGGGCAAAGGGTTTCTCGTGGAATGCTCCCTCTCCTCGCTCTCCACACCTTCAGCGAGTATTACCGGTCGGAGAGCAAACCTCCGGTGACCGCCGCCCTCATCGCCGCCAACACTATCATCTATCTCCGCCCCTCCCTCTTCGATTCCCTCATTCCTCCCATCCAGCAAGTCTGGTTCAACCCTCACCTCATTCTCAAG CACAAGGACTTGAAACGCTTCCTTCTGTCGCCGTTTTACCACATCGGCGAACCGCACCTTGTCTACAACATGCTATCGCTTCTCTGGAAAGGGTTTCAGCTGGAGACGTCAATGGGAAGCGTCAATTTCGCTTCCATGGTTGCTTCCCTGCTTCTCCTCTCCCAGGGCGTTACCCTAGTCTTATCTAAATCCTTGCTTCTCTTATTCGACTACGACAAACCCTACTATAACGAATACGCCGTTGGCTTCTCCGGCGTCCTCTTCGCCATGAAAGTCGTTCTCAATTCCCAATCCAGCGATTATTCCTACGTCCACGGAGTTATAGTTCCCTCTCGTTATGCCGCTTGGGCCGAATTGCTTCTCGTTCAGCTTCTCGTGCCGGGTGTCTCGTTTATTGGGCATCTTGGTGGCATTCTCGCAGGGCTTCTTTATGTCAAATTGAGGAACACTTATTCGGGCTCTAATCCCATAACATTGCTCGTCAGAGGGGTAACTGATTTTTTGAAGTGGCCTTTCAAGTTCTTGCCACGCCGGGGAAGGATCACCGGAAGGGGAACTGTGGGAAGGGGGACTGTGGGAACTAACAGAGGGTGGAGATGCCAGACGTGTACGTATGATAACGATTCGGGGTTGCGGAGTGTGTGCGAGATGTGTGGGACGAATAGGGGTGTCGATGGACTCTCTTCTTTTCAGCGGAGTTCCCGTCTTGATGGGCTTCCTTTGGATGAGTTGCGCCGCCGGAGACTCGATAGATTTGCGAG AAGGCCGTTTGTACATTGA
- the LOC108318794 gene encoding rhomboid-like protein 14, mitochondrial isoform X3 has protein sequence MEVRIGQRVSRGMLPLLALHTFSEYYRSESKPPVTAALIAANTIIYLRPSLFDSLIPPIQQVWFNPHLILKHKDLKRFLLSPFYHIGEPHLVYNMLSLLWKGFQLETSMGSVNFASMVASLLLLSQGVTLVLSKSLLLLFDYDKPYYNEYAVGFSGVLFAMKVVLNSQSSDYSYVHGVIVPSRYAAWAELLLVQLLVPGVSFIGHLGGILAGLLYVKLRNTYSGSNPITLLVRGVTDFLKWPFKFLPRRGRITGRGTVGRGTVGTNRGWRCQTCTYDNDSGLRSVCEMCGTNRGVDGLSSFQRSSRLDGLPLDELRRRRLDRFAR, from the exons ATGGAAGTGAGAATCGGGCAAAGGGTTTCTCGTGGAATGCTCCCTCTCCTCGCTCTCCACACCTTCAGCGAGTATTACCGGTCGGAGAGCAAACCTCCGGTGACCGCCGCCCTCATCGCCGCCAACACTATCATCTATCTCCGCCCCTCCCTCTTCGATTCCCTCATTCCTCCCATCCAGCAAGTCTGGTTCAACCCTCACCTCATTCTCAAG CACAAGGACTTGAAACGCTTCCTTCTGTCGCCGTTTTACCACATCGGCGAACCGCACCTTGTCTACAACATGCTATCGCTTCTCTGGAAAGGGTTTCAGCTGGAGACGTCAATGGGAAGCGTCAATTTCGCTTCCATGGTTGCTTCCCTGCTTCTCCTCTCCCAGGGCGTTACCCTAGTCTTATCTAAATCCTTGCTTCTCTTATTCGACTACGACAAACCCTACTATAACGAATACGCCGTTGGCTTCTCCGGCGTCCTCTTCGCCATGAAAGTCGTTCTCAATTCCCAATCCAGCGATTATTCCTACGTCCACGGAGTTATAGTTCCCTCTCGTTATGCCGCTTGGGCCGAATTGCTTCTCGTTCAGCTTCTCGTGCCGGGTGTCTCGTTTATTGGGCATCTTGGTGGCATTCTCGCAGGGCTTCTTTATGTCAAATTGAGGAACACTTATTCGGGCTCTAATCCCATAACATTGCTCGTCAGAGGGGTAACTGATTTTTTGAAGTGGCCTTTCAAGTTCTTGCCACGCCGGGGAAGGATCACCGGAAGGGGAACTGTGGGAAGGGGGACTGTGGGAACTAACAGAGGGTGGAGATGCCAGACGTGTACGTATGATAACGATTCGGGGTTGCGGAGTGTGTGCGAGATGTGTGGGACGAATAGGGGTGTCGATGGACTCTCTTCTTTTCAGCGGAGTTCCCGTCTTGATGGGCTTCCTTTGGATGAGTTGCGCCGCCGGAGACTCGATAGATTTGCGAG GTGA
- the LOC108329934 gene encoding cation/H(+) antiporter 19, translated as MGRDKNASCSAAMRAESNGGFQHENPLDYALPLLILQICLVVAFTRFLAFLFRPLRQPRVIAEIIGGILLGPSAIGRNEKFLNAVFPEKSITVLETLANIGLLFFLFLVGLELDMRAIRRTGRKALGIAICGIILPFILGIGTSIALRATVSKSVELFPFLVFMGVALSITAFPVLARILAELKLLTTDVGRIAMSAAAVNDVAAWILLALAIALSGSDASPFVPLWVLLCGAAFVIFVVFAIRPLLVAMANRSLEGEPVKELYICITLTLVLVCSFVTDTIGIHSLFGAFAVGTIMPREGSFSRVLTERIEDLVSGLFMPLYFVSSGLKTDVATIKGGLSWAMLMLVIFNACFGKIIGTTVVSLLCEVPSTEALALGFLMNTKGLVELIVLNIGKDRKVLNDQAFAICVVMALFTTFISTPMVMVVYKPARRGAPYKHKTIQRDPDTELRMLACFHNTHNIPSLINLIECSRGTGRKGKLYVYTMHLMELSERSSTITMVHMARKNGMPFWNKKRNGKDQMIIAFQDYEKLRSVSVRPMTVISGLNSIHEDICTTAHRKRAAMIIIPFHKHQRVDGWMESLGHSFQEMNQLVLCHAPCSVGIFVDRGLGGTSQVQASDVSYKIVVPFFGGRDDREALCYGTRMAEHPGIFLNVYKFVTPPGTSLAFDAESVGESSNKDRKTVHVIDDNDYDDKKQDDQLWNEFLSACNNNTQETMKYEEKLVESKGDIETALKEMNRCNLILVGRMPSVAALGSISDCPELGPVGSFVASSDFSTLTSVMVIQQYNPSTDIHPFVREESDLPDMSHTPAGG; from the exons ATGGGGAGGGATAAGAACGCGTCATGTTCCGCAGCCATGAGGGCAGAATCCAACGGAGGATTCCAACATGAAAACCCTCTGGATTATGCGCTTCCTCTGTTAATCCTCCAAATATGTTTGGTCGTTGCTTTTACTAGATTTCTTGCATTTCTCTTCAGACCCCTCAGACAACCCAGAGTCATTGCTGAGATCATT GGAGGAATACTACTTGGGCCATCGGCAATTGGGCGAAACGAGAAGTTTTTGAATGCAGTTTTCCCAGAGAAAAGCATCACAGTTCTTGAAACACTGGCCAACATAGgtcttttgttctttttgtttctcGTGGGACTTGAGCTTGACATGCGTGCAATTCGACGAACTGGTCGTAAGGCCCTTGGCATTGCCATCTGTGGGATCATTCTACCTTTTATTCTTGGGATTGGCACTTCCATTGCTCTTCGAGCCACTGTATCCAAAAGTGTTGAGCTATTTCCTTTTCTAGTCTTCATGGGTGTTGCTCTCTCGATCACCGCCTTCCCTGTCCTTGCGAGGATCCTGGCTGAACTTAAACTCCTAACCACTGATGTTGGTCGCATTGCAATGTCTGCTGCTGCTGTCAATGATGTTGCAGCTTGGATTCTTCTTGCTCTTGCGATAGCCCTTTCTGGTTCTGATGCATCCCCCTTTGTTCCTCTTTGGGTATTGCTCTGTGGTGCTGCTTTTGTCATCTTTGTTGTCTTTGCCATTAGGCCGTTGCTTGTGGCTATGGCTAACCGTTCCCTGGAGGGTGAGCCAGTGAAGGAGCTCTACATATGCATCACATTGACTCTGGTTTTGGTTTGTAGTTTTGTCACTGATACTATTGGAATTCATTCCCTCTTTGGGGCTTTTGCGGTTGGTACTATTATGCCAAGAGAAGGTTCCTTCTCTAGGGTGTTGACTGAGAGGATAGAAGACCTGGTATCTGGCCTTTTCATGCCACTATATTTTGTGTCCAGTGGCTTGAAAACTGATGTGGCAACAATTAAGGGAGGTCTTTCTTGGGCAATGCTAATGCTTGTTATATTCAATGCTTGCTTTGGGAAGATCATTGGTACTACTGTTGTTTCCTTATTGTGTGAGGTGCCTTCCACAGAAGCCCTGGCTCTTGGATTTCTCATGAACACAAAAGGCTTGGTAGAGCTCATTGTTCTCAACATTGGGAAGGACCGTAAG GTGTTAAATGACCAAGCATTTGCCATTTGTGTTGTCATGGCATTGTTTACCACCTTCATCTCCACCCCAATGGTGATGGTTGTATATAAACCAGCTCGTAGAGGAGCACCTTACAAGCACAAAACAATTCAACGAGATCCCGACACTGAGCTTCGAATGCTAGCTTGCTTCCACAACACCCACAACATTCCCTCGCTAATCAATCTAATAGAGTGTTCCCGTGGAACCGGAAGAAAAGGAAAGCTTTATGTATACACAATGCATTTGATGGAGCTCTCGGAGCGATCTTCGACAATCACAATGGTTCATATGGCACGCAAGAATGGAATGCCCTTTTGGAACAAAAAGCGGAATGGCAAAGATCAAATGATCATAGCTTTTCAGGATTATGAGAAACTGAGAAGTGTGAGTGTCCGCCCCATGACAGTCATTTCTGGTCTCAATAGCATCCATGAGGATATTTGTACTACTGCTCACAGAAAGCGTGCAGCCATGATCATCATTCCATTCCACAAACACCAACGTGTGGATGGATGGATGGAGTCACTGGGACATTCATTCCAAGAGATGAATCAACTTGTGCTATGTCATGCTCCTTGCTCGGTGGGAATTTTTGTTGATCGAGGTCTTGGAGGGACGAGCCAAGTCCAAGCCAGTGATGTGTCTTATAAGATAGTGGTACCCTTCTTTGGAGGGCGTGATGATCGTGAAGCTCTTTGTTATGGAACGAGAATGGCCGAGCACCCGGGAATTTTTCTAAATGTGTATAAGTTTGTAACTCCACCAGGGACATCATTGGCCTTTGATGCTGAATCGGTTGGGGAGTCATCAAACAAAGATAGGAAAACAGTGCATGTGATTGACGACAACGATTATGATGATAAGAAACAGGATGATCAATTGTGGAATGAGTTTTTAAGTGCATGCAACAACAACACCCAAGAGACAATGAAGTATGAGGAAAAGCTAGTGGAAAGCAAAGGAGATATTGAGACAGCATTGAAGGAAATGAATAGATGCAACCTCATATTGGTTGGTAGAATGCCATCAGTGGCAGCTTTGGGTAGCATAAGTGATTGTCCAGAGCTTGGACCTGTTGGAAGCTTTGTTGCTTCTTCAGATTTTTCCACTCTTACGTCTGTAATGGTAATTCAGCAATACAATCCCTCAACTGACATACATCCGTTTGTGAGGGAGGAATCTGATTTACCAGATATGTCACATACACCAGCTGGGGGTTAA
- the LOC128194205 gene encoding self-incompatibility protein S1-like, producing the protein MVAIGLCMIVVECRKHVSIKNRLGAGKNMTLHCQSKDNDLGQQNIANGDEFGWDFSDNIIGTTLFFCDVGWEKVEEYHFNAYSFGRDRVRCDGVGCSWLLSAEGIYGFNVQTAFWEFMYQWPN; encoded by the coding sequence ATGGTGGCGATAGGATTGTGCATGATTGTTGTTGAATGTAGGAAACATGTGAGCATAAAGAACAGGCTTGGAGCTGGAAAGAATATGACTTTGCATTGCCAGTCGAAGGACAATGATCTGGGACAACAAAATATAGCAAATGGAGATGAGTTTGGATGGGATTTCTCAGACAATATTATTGGAACAACACTGTTTTTCTGTGATGTGGGGTGGGAAAAGGTTGAGGAATACCATTTCAATGCTTATTCCTTCGGCAGGGACAGAGTACGATGTGATGGTGTCGGCTGTTCATGGCTCCTATCTGCTGAAGGCATTTATGGCTTCAATGTACAAACGGCCTTCTGGGAATTCATGTACCAATGGCCAAATTAA
- the LOC108318710 gene encoding cyprosin, translated as MAFKYLLVVTCVCAWFASLAASDKELLRVGLRKRSLDINSFSSARIREAVHHLKPDTVYLKNYLDAQYFGEIGIGSPPQTFRVVFDTGSSNLWVPSSKCILSIACYFHSKYRSKLSNTYTKIGTSCRIPYGHGHIPGFFSQDNLRVGELIVKDQQFAEITKEGPLAFLAHHFDGILGLGFLNKSVGQVTPVWYNMIEQGHVTQKIFSIWLNPDPMSKVGGEIVFGGIDWRHFKGDHTYVPLTHEDYWQIEVGDILLANNPTGLCAGGCAAIIDSGTSLIAGPTKIVTQINHAIGAEGYVSYECKSIIHNYGDSIWEYIISGLKPDIICVDIGLCSHNRTYIKNDVIETAAHNESWGESRTKESPLCTFCDMIVFWIQVQLKQKNTKDKILKYVDELCEKLPNPVGQTFIDCNSIDTMPQITFTIGNKSFPLSPQQYMLRIEEGCSTVCYGGFVPLDVPPPQGPLWVLGDLFLGAYHTVFDYGNLRIGFAEIA; from the exons ATGGCATTCAAGTATTTGCTGGTTGTGACGTGTGTATGTGCTTGGTTTGCATCCTTGGCTGCTTCTGATAAGGAGTTATTAAGGGTTGGTCTCAGAAAGAGGAGTTTGGACATTAACAGTTTTAGTTCTGCAAGGATCAGGGAGGCTGTTCATCATTTAAAACCAGATACAGTGTATCTGAAGAATTATCTTGATGCACAGTATTTTGGAGAAATTGGGATTGGGTCACCTCCTCAAACCTTCAGAGTTGTGTTTGACACTGGAAGCTCGAATCTGTGGGTTCCTTCTTCCAAATGTATTTTGTCT ATTGCTTGCtattttcattccaagtatAGATCCAAGCTATCTAACACCTATACGAAAATAG GAACATCTTGCAGGATCCCTTACGGGCATGGACACATTCCTGGCTTCTTCAGCCAAGATAATTTAAGAGTAGGGGAACTCATCGTCAAAGATCAG CAATTTGCTGAGATTACAAAGGAAGGACCTCTGGCGTTTTTAGCACATCATTTTGATGGGATACTTGGACTTGGATTCCTGAACAAGTCAGTGGGACAAGTCACACCAGTGTG GTACAACATGATAGAACAAGGGCATGTGACTCAAAAGATTTTCTCCATCTGGCTAAACCCAGACCCAATGTCAAAGGTAGGGGGTGAGATTGTCTTTGGTGGTATTGACTGGAGGCACTTTAAGGGTGATCATACTTATGTTCCACTTACTCATGAAGATTATTGGCAG ATTGAGGTGGGAGATATTCTACTTGCAAACAATCCAACAG GGCTATGTGCGGGTGGTTGTGCTGCTATTATTGATTCAGGAACCTCTTTGATTGCCGGTCCAACT AAAATTGTGACTCAAATTAACCATGCCATTGGAGCAGAAGGATATGTGAGTTATGAATGTAAAAGCATCATCCATAACTATGGTGATTCCATATGGGAATATATAATTTCCGGG TTGAAGCCTGATATTATCTGCGTCGACATCGGACTCTGCTCACATAATAGAACATACATAAAGAA TGATGTTATTGAAACAGCGGCACATAATGAAAGTTGGGGCGAGTCAAGAACAAAGGAGAGCCCCTTGTGTACTTTTTGTGATATGATAGTTTTTTGGATTCAAGTTCAGCTTAAGCAAAAGAACACAaaggataaaatattaaaatatgtagaTGAG CTGTGTGAGAAGCTTCCCAATCCCGTGGGACAAACATTTATAGACTGCAACAGTATTGACACCATGCCACAAATAACATTCACTATTGGAAACAAATCATTTCCCCTCTCTCCACAACAG TATATGCTAAGAATTGAAGAAGGTTGTTCCACTGTCTGTTATGGTGGTTTTGTTCCTCTAGATGTGCCACCACCACAAGGTCCCCTCTG GGTTCTTGGAGATCTTTTCTTGGGGGCATATCACACAGTGTTTGACTACGGCAATCTTCGTATTGGATTTGCTGAAATTGCTTAG
- the LOC108318794 gene encoding rhomboid-like protein 14, mitochondrial isoform X4, which produces MEVRIGQRVSRGMLPLLALHTFSEYYRSESKPPVTAALIAANTIIYLRPSLFDSLIPPIQQVWFNPHLILKHKDLKRFLLSPFYHIGEPHLVYNMLSLLWKGFQLETSMGSVNFASMVASLLLLSQGVTLVLSKSLLLLFDYDKPYYNEYAVGFSGVLFAMKVVLNSQSSDYSYVHGVIVPSRYAAWAELLLVQLLVPGVSFIGHLGGILAGLLYVKLRNTYSGSNPITLLVRGVTDFLKWPFKFLPRRGRITGRGTVGRGTVGTNRGWRCQTCTYDNDSGLRSVCEMCGTNRGVDGLSSFQRSSRLDGLPLDELRRRRLDRFAR; this is translated from the exons ATGGAAGTGAGAATCGGGCAAAGGGTTTCTCGTGGAATGCTCCCTCTCCTCGCTCTCCACACCTTCAGCGAGTATTACCGGTCGGAGAGCAAACCTCCGGTGACCGCCGCCCTCATCGCCGCCAACACTATCATCTATCTCCGCCCCTCCCTCTTCGATTCCCTCATTCCTCCCATCCAGCAAGTCTGGTTCAACCCTCACCTCATTCTCAAG CACAAGGACTTGAAACGCTTCCTTCTGTCGCCGTTTTACCACATCGGCGAACCGCACCTTGTCTACAACATGCTATCGCTTCTCTGGAAAGGGTTTCAGCTGGAGACGTCAATGGGAAGCGTCAATTTCGCTTCCATGGTTGCTTCCCTGCTTCTCCTCTCCCAGGGCGTTACCCTAGTCTTATCTAAATCCTTGCTTCTCTTATTCGACTACGACAAACCCTACTATAACGAATACGCCGTTGGCTTCTCCGGCGTCCTCTTCGCCATGAAAGTCGTTCTCAATTCCCAATCCAGCGATTATTCCTACGTCCACGGAGTTATAGTTCCCTCTCGTTATGCCGCTTGGGCCGAATTGCTTCTCGTTCAGCTTCTCGTGCCGGGTGTCTCGTTTATTGGGCATCTTGGTGGCATTCTCGCAGGGCTTCTTTATGTCAAATTGAGGAACACTTATTCGGGCTCTAATCCCATAACATTGCTCGTCAGAGGGGTAACTGATTTTTTGAAGTGGCCTTTCAAGTTCTTGCCACGCCGGGGAAGGATCACCGGAAGGGGAACTGTGGGAAGGGGGACTGTGGGAACTAACAGAGGGTGGAGATGCCAGACGTGTACGTATGATAACGATTCGGGGTTGCGGAGTGTGTGCGAGATGTGTGGGACGAATAGGGGTGTCGATGGACTCTCTTCTTTTCAGCGGAGTTCCCGTCTTGATGGGCTTCCTTTGGATGAGTTGCGCCGCCGGAGACTCGATAGATTTGCGAG ATGA
- the LOC108318794 gene encoding rhomboid-like protein 14, mitochondrial isoform X2 encodes MEVRIGQRVSRGMLPLLALHTFSEYYRSESKPPVTAALIAANTIIYLRPSLFDSLIPPIQQVWFNPHLILKHKDLKRFLLSPFYHIGEPHLVYNMLSLLWKGFQLETSMGSVNFASMVASLLLLSQGVTLVLSKSLLLLFDYDKPYYNEYAVGFSGVLFAMKVVLNSQSSDYSYVHGVIVPSRYAAWAELLLVQLLVPGVSFIGHLGGILAGLLYVKLRNTYSGSNPITLLVRGVTDFLKWPFKFLPRRGRITGRGTVGRGTVGTNRGWRCQTCTYDNDSGLRSVCEMCGTNRGVDGLSSFQRSSRLDGLPLDELRRRRLDRFARPFVH; translated from the exons ATGGAAGTGAGAATCGGGCAAAGGGTTTCTCGTGGAATGCTCCCTCTCCTCGCTCTCCACACCTTCAGCGAGTATTACCGGTCGGAGAGCAAACCTCCGGTGACCGCCGCCCTCATCGCCGCCAACACTATCATCTATCTCCGCCCCTCCCTCTTCGATTCCCTCATTCCTCCCATCCAGCAAGTCTGGTTCAACCCTCACCTCATTCTCAAG CACAAGGACTTGAAACGCTTCCTTCTGTCGCCGTTTTACCACATCGGCGAACCGCACCTTGTCTACAACATGCTATCGCTTCTCTGGAAAGGGTTTCAGCTGGAGACGTCAATGGGAAGCGTCAATTTCGCTTCCATGGTTGCTTCCCTGCTTCTCCTCTCCCAGGGCGTTACCCTAGTCTTATCTAAATCCTTGCTTCTCTTATTCGACTACGACAAACCCTACTATAACGAATACGCCGTTGGCTTCTCCGGCGTCCTCTTCGCCATGAAAGTCGTTCTCAATTCCCAATCCAGCGATTATTCCTACGTCCACGGAGTTATAGTTCCCTCTCGTTATGCCGCTTGGGCCGAATTGCTTCTCGTTCAGCTTCTCGTGCCGGGTGTCTCGTTTATTGGGCATCTTGGTGGCATTCTCGCAGGGCTTCTTTATGTCAAATTGAGGAACACTTATTCGGGCTCTAATCCCATAACATTGCTCGTCAGAGGGGTAACTGATTTTTTGAAGTGGCCTTTCAAGTTCTTGCCACGCCGGGGAAGGATCACCGGAAGGGGAACTGTGGGAAGGGGGACTGTGGGAACTAACAGAGGGTGGAGATGCCAGACGTGTACGTATGATAACGATTCGGGGTTGCGGAGTGTGTGCGAGATGTGTGGGACGAATAGGGGTGTCGATGGACTCTCTTCTTTTCAGCGGAGTTCCCGTCTTGATGGGCTTCCTTTGGATGAGTTGCGCCGCCGGAGACTCGATAGATTTGCGAG GCCGTTTGTACATTGA